TCTTCTTCCAGGATTGTTACAATTTTGGATGGTGATAATGTACTCTCTTATCCTATTGCTATTGTTGATCATGTGGTAAACTTTTATCAGGTCTATATAATTCTTTGTTCACTCCAAGTGGAATTGAAGATGTTTGTCATGTAATTCCAACTATGGTTAGTGAAGAGGAAaatctttctctttcttgtttACCCTTAGCTGAAATTAAAAGGCTTGTTTTTTTCTATAGATCTCTCGAGTACTCCGAAACCTGATGGCTTTCTTGGTTCCTTCTATCAGCCATGTTGGGATATTATTGGTTTGGATGTTATTGTTTCTGTACAAGATTTCTTTAAGCGTGGATGGTTTTATCCGAATGCTAATTGTAACTTTGTGGTGCTTATCCTAAACTAGAAGGGGCTGCCACTATTGCTCAGTATCAACCCATTGCTCTTGCTAACTTTTTGTTCAAAATTATTCCCAAGATTCTTGCTGATCGGCTTGGCCCTATCACCACTCGCATTATTTCTCCAcaacaaatgattttttttaaaggtaGACGCATTTCTGATTGCATTGGACTAGTTTCAAAAGGGTTCCATTTTATGGACAAAAAGGCTTTTGGTGGTAATTTGGGTATTAAGGTCAACATTGCTAAagcttttgatactttgaactAGGATTTTCTTCTCCAGGTGCTTTCTAGCTTTGGTTTTTCTCGTATTTTTTACTGGGTGCATGTCTTATTATAGTTAGCTCGCCTTTCAATTTTGGTAGATGGCACACTGCATGGGTTTTTGTCTTGCTCTCAGGGGATACATCAGGGAGACCTCTTTCtccactacttttttttttgtctggcAGAGGAAGCTAAGCTCTTAGCAAAGgtttatctttgcttttttCTACTGGACAAAATACTGCTATTTCATCTCCGCAAGGTTGTTGCCCTCCCTCTCATGTGTTATATGCTGATgatctttttattgtttgtcaTGGGAATGTTCGATCTCTTCGTGCTCTGCGAAGTTTGTTGGATAAGTATGGTTGTGCATTGGGTTAGCTTATTAATGCCACTAAGAGTACTTTTTATCTCGGCTCCTCTTTTGCCCATTGTAGAGCGCATATCTCGGGACATCTTGGCTTTCGTTTGGGTATTGTTCCTTTCACTTACCTTGAGGTACCTATTTTTCGTGGTAAGCCAAGGAGAATTCACTTTCAAGTTTTGGTAGATAAGGCTAAATCTCGCCTCTCGGGTTGGAAAGGTAAACTTCCCTCAATGGCTAGACGGCTTCAATTGGTGCAATCTACTTATCAAAGTTTCCCATAATTTCTCAATTTATCAATTACCAACTTGCCTATTAAAGAATCTTTCTGCTTGCGAAAGGAATTTTATTTGGTTAGGTGACTTGGCTTCCCTGAAGTTGGTAAATGTTGATTGGAGTATGGTGTGTGGACCTAAACATGAAGGTGGCCATGATTGAGCTTCTTTGAACTTGACGGCTTTGCTTAGTTTTGGTTGGGATGCTTTAACAAGAACTAGGACTAATTTTGTAGATGTCTAAAGACGTAGTGGTAGCGGAAGAACTGTTGGAACCTTCAATTGTCCCACATCAGCCATGAGGGAAGAAGAAAGCCCATttatagaattaccccactctaactgacattgaggccttttgtgataaaaccccacacctgaggattgtgtaggtggttaagtggggacagtatcgatGTTGTTAGAGTGGGCCCTCGGCCCGTCGACTTGAAAAATTCTACAAGAACCAATCCATGTTGCATATTGAGCGAGAAAAACCAACTTTGAATTATTCAACCTTGCGTCCCTGCTGTAATTCCTTAGAACTTAAACCATGACAAGTGGAAAATTGACAGCTTGATCCTGACAATCATATACGCAAAAATTGTACtgaatttgaatcacttaaaattACTGTATTATTTCTTTCTCCAGTTGGTTTGTTACATAGAACTTATACTTCGTGAATGTAGCAAACCATTTAGAGTTGGCTCAATTGGTTAAGAGTGTTTATTCTTGCACCCAAAGTTGTAATCAAAAGTACCAAGCTGAAGCTTTGATATTGGAAACTGAATGTACTACTTATCATGACACGAGAATTTGCATACTTGAGCGCATAACAAGGTTTACGTTAATTACTAAGTAGATGTACTACTACTAGGACCAATTTTGTAGAGAACTGAGGACGTAGTAGCAGAAGAATTAATACATGTTGCATCTGATGAACCAACAAGGCTTTGAGTTCCACTTGTACCCCCCTTTGCAGTCGGATCAAACGGGTTTCTCAAGGTTGATAACTTCAGTTCATCGCCGTAAATATTTGGGTTCATGACTGATTCACGAACAAGTGTCCGTCCTTCAAGCATGCTCACTACTGCAGACATGGTCGGCCTGAGAGCTGGTGCTGGATTGATGCATAAGAGAGCTACCTTGACCATTGTAAGCGCCTCTTCCACTTCAATATCCGACCCCAACCTTGGATCCACTAGCTCTATTAAGTTCCCCCTTTGTTGTAAAACAAGAGCCTGAAATAAGCAGAAAAAAAGACTAGCCGAGATTAGCTACTCAACGTTGGCATGTACTCAAGCTCTTAGAATGAAGGTCTTACCCAATCCACAAGGCATACGAAGTTCTCATTTGGTCGATACTTCATGTTGTTCTTTCCAGCAACAATTTCTAATGCAACTACGCCAAAACTGTAAACATCTGCTTTATATGTTAAATAACCCCATAATGCATATTCTGGAGCCATGTATCCTCTACacaacaaattcaatttcaagGAGTTAGACACAACTTTAGTTCCAGGGAACATTTCAATAAATAAGCATGTAAATATAGTAGCAGCACGCTTACATGGTTCCAGCAACTCTGGTGCTAATGTGAGTGTTCTCCTCTTCGTCAAGCTTGGCCAAACCAAAGTCAGAGATCTTTGTGTTGAGGTCTGGGTCTAGCAATATATTTGTAGCTTTAATGTCTCTATGTACAACCTTCAGTGCCGACTCCTCGTGCAGAAAAGCCAACTGTAAAAAGATTTGTTGCCTCTGATTATTATCTCCGAAAAGTGAAGTTTCACGGTATAATTTCCATTCCCCAAGCAACGTGCATAATATGTGAGAGAGTGAGGAGATAGGCGTGCACTCGTGTACAACTCTGAGTTGTTCAATTCAAGCACGGACATATTATTTGTAATGTATAGCCGGGAGGTGACGTTAACGTCCCAAAAACGTCCAGTGGTACTGATTCCCCAATTAGGTATCACCGGAACAAAATATGAATCACCACCCGGGTCTAGATCCTCTTCAAATATAATTCCTCCAACAGTGGTTTTACTTCCTCCACAGTTAATATGTAATGAGTACTCCTCTTCAAAGATTATCAATATTTTATCAATTATAGTCAGATTATAGAAAATACCCTTTCCCATCATCTGATGAAAACTGTAATTATCCCAGTTGGGTACGTAACTAAAAAGTTTAAATTATAATCATATTTTAAATCGAATACATATGTTGTTTACCTTTTGGACACGAAAGTTTTTCCAGGCACCCTCCAGATAATCTACATTAGTGTAGTAAAAATTAGC
This genomic interval from Malus domestica chromosome 05, GDT2T_hap1 contains the following:
- the LOC103412453 gene encoding probable LRR receptor-like serine/threonine-protein kinase At1g07650; protein product: MAPEYALWGYLTYKADVYSFGVVALEIVAGKNNMKYRPNENFVCLVDWALVLQQRGNLIELVDPRLGSDIEVEEALTMVKVALLCINPAPALRPTMSAVVSMLEGRTLVRESVMNPNIYGDELKLSTLRNPFDPTAKGGTSGTQSLVGSSDATCINSSATTSSVLYKIGPSSSTST